A genomic segment from Bacillus cereus G9842 encodes:
- the hcp gene encoding hydroxylamine reductase gives MFCYQCEQTPTGGCKVMGVCGKNETIASLQDTIVFGLKGIAAYRTHAAQLGYTDAFVDATTQEALYMTLTNSNFNEQEHIDMAMKVGKSALRVMELLDEAHTNHFGVPEPVQITQNRVEGKAIVVTGHNLFALEELLKQTEGKDINIYTHSEMLPAHGYPQLKKYKHLKGNIGKAWYDQRRLFEKFTGAILATTNCVMPIKGSYSDRFFSYDIAGLEGVQKIENDDFTTLIQKTLELPEVHMESDEQLVTGFHHNTVLSLAPEIIDAVKKGKIKRFFVIAGCDAPGKGGEYYRELATSLPPETVILTTSCGKFRFNDVDYGVVPGTEIPRYIDLGQCNNSISTVKIAAALADAFQCEVNELPVSIVLSWFEQKAVAILLGLFSLGIQDIRIGPKAPEFISAGVLDVLQETFGLKLITNAAEDMAMMLS, from the coding sequence ATGTTTTGTTATCAATGTGAACAAACGCCAACAGGCGGATGTAAAGTGATGGGTGTTTGTGGTAAGAATGAAACGATTGCGAGTTTACAAGATACGATTGTGTTTGGGCTAAAAGGAATTGCAGCTTATCGCACACATGCTGCTCAGCTAGGGTATACGGATGCATTTGTAGATGCTACAACACAAGAAGCTTTATATATGACATTAACAAATTCTAATTTTAACGAACAAGAGCATATTGATATGGCTATGAAAGTTGGGAAATCAGCTTTACGGGTGATGGAGTTATTGGATGAGGCACATACGAATCATTTTGGTGTGCCAGAACCTGTACAAATTACACAAAATCGTGTAGAAGGTAAAGCAATTGTAGTTACGGGCCATAATTTATTTGCATTAGAAGAACTATTAAAGCAAACAGAAGGAAAAGACATTAATATTTATACGCATTCTGAAATGCTACCAGCACACGGATACCCGCAGCTGAAAAAATATAAACATTTAAAAGGAAACATCGGTAAGGCATGGTATGATCAAAGACGCCTTTTTGAAAAATTTACTGGTGCCATATTAGCTACAACGAACTGTGTTATGCCAATTAAAGGCTCGTACTCTGATCGATTCTTTTCATATGACATTGCAGGTTTAGAAGGTGTACAAAAAATTGAAAATGATGATTTTACAACGTTAATTCAAAAAACGCTAGAACTTCCAGAAGTACATATGGAGTCGGATGAACAGTTAGTGACAGGGTTTCATCATAATACAGTATTATCATTAGCTCCAGAAATTATTGACGCAGTAAAAAAAGGGAAAATAAAGCGTTTCTTTGTTATCGCCGGTTGTGATGCACCGGGAAAAGGCGGAGAATATTATCGTGAATTAGCAACGTCACTTCCGCCAGAAACGGTTATTTTAACAACTTCTTGCGGGAAATTCCGCTTTAATGATGTGGATTACGGTGTTGTACCTGGTACGGAAATTCCGCGTTACATTGATTTAGGACAGTGCAATAATTCAATTTCTACAGTGAAAATAGCGGCTGCTTTAGCTGATGCTTTTCAATGTGAAGTGAATGAATTGCCAGTAAGTATTGTCCTATCATGGTTTGAACAAAAAGCGGTTGCCATTTTACTAGGGCTATTTAGTCTTGGGATTCAAGATATTCGCATCGGTCCAAAGGCTCCTGAATTTATTTCAGCTGGCGTGCTTGATGTATTACAAGAAACATTTGGTTTAAAACTAATTACAAATGCAGCAGAAGATATGGCTATGATGTTATCGTAA
- a CDS encoding serine hydrolase domain-containing protein: MNLKSSNIYEKMNQYSVAGLSLAVIRNGKLDEATAFGTLEDGTTRAVTTNSLFNSCSISKFITTMLVLTLSEQGIVYLDEDVNDRLTSWNIPTNLFTSQKKVTLRNLLSHQSGIIDPPNSFEHFTFAQGRPNLSELLAGKTSYCSVPIEITYKPESEFHYSDANFCIIELLLEDITGKPFNLLLEEYIFQPLQMKNSTLFSPKDIDKTDVFACGHNKDRTVTNERFPFYPFAAASGIWTTPTDLSALVIEIIHSLQGKGKLKLSQKLVLDMISPQGCSKWTGLGVFLDDSNEELQIYSLGWGVGFQCMMVCYPYCGNGAVIMTNSDLGVHQMEGIIGEVVKTLSL, encoded by the coding sequence ATGAACTTAAAAAGTAGCAATATATACGAAAAAATGAATCAATATTCCGTTGCAGGTTTAAGCCTCGCTGTTATACGTAATGGCAAACTAGATGAAGCGACTGCCTTTGGAACACTTGAAGATGGAACAACTAGAGCTGTTACTACAAATTCTCTCTTTAATTCTTGCTCTATCAGCAAATTCATCACTACAATGCTCGTACTAACATTATCAGAGCAAGGTATCGTATATTTAGATGAAGACGTAAATGATAGACTTACATCTTGGAACATACCTACCAATCTATTTACCTCACAGAAAAAAGTCACCCTGCGAAATTTATTAAGTCACCAATCTGGAATTATTGATCCTCCTAATAGTTTTGAACATTTTACATTTGCACAAGGGCGACCAAACTTATCTGAACTCCTTGCTGGTAAAACATCATATTGTTCAGTACCAATAGAAATAACTTATAAACCAGAAAGTGAATTTCACTACTCTGATGCAAACTTTTGTATTATCGAACTACTACTTGAAGATATAACTGGAAAACCATTTAACCTTTTACTTGAAGAATATATCTTTCAGCCACTACAAATGAAAAATAGTACACTCTTCTCTCCAAAAGACATAGATAAAACCGATGTTTTTGCTTGCGGCCATAATAAAGATAGAACTGTAACAAATGAGAGATTTCCATTTTATCCATTCGCAGCTGCTTCAGGCATTTGGACAACACCAACTGACTTATCAGCTTTAGTCATTGAAATCATTCATTCCTTACAAGGAAAGGGCAAACTAAAACTTTCTCAAAAATTAGTACTAGACATGATTTCTCCTCAAGGTTGCTCAAAATGGACTGGATTAGGTGTTTTTCTAGATGATTCTAATGAAGAATTACAGATTTATTCACTCGGATGGGGCGTCGGATTTCAATGTATGATGGTTTGTTATCCATACTGCGGGAATGGCGCTGTTATTATGACCAATTCCGATTTAGGTGTTCATCAAATGGAAGGGATCATTGGTGAGGTTGTAAAAACGTTATCCTTATAA
- the yeiL gene encoding transcriptional regulator YeiL: MKKVCNSIKLAEYMKKNNIDSFFSHDMKPYMELIFFKKNEFICRENEEIEYLFFFVEGKAKAFNTLSNGKSVLLCFYDSLQLLGDVELIHSQKTASNVQVMADSYCVALPLGKVRNQLFHDAKFLRCICGSLAHKLNRLSKNSTINLLYPLENRLASYMLAAGERAVQHGNRIVFSGNLTETAELLGTSYRHLLRTLNIFCDKEIIKKNNGCFEVVNVDVLRELAADVYK; this comes from the coding sequence ATGAAGAAAGTATGTAATTCTATTAAACTAGCAGAGTATATGAAGAAAAATAATATTGATTCATTTTTTAGTCATGATATGAAGCCATATATGGAACTTATATTTTTTAAAAAGAATGAGTTTATTTGTAGAGAAAATGAAGAAATAGAGTATTTATTTTTCTTCGTTGAAGGAAAAGCGAAAGCGTTTAATACATTAAGTAACGGGAAATCTGTATTGCTATGTTTCTATGATAGTTTGCAGCTGTTAGGAGATGTTGAGTTAATTCATTCTCAAAAGACTGCTTCAAACGTACAAGTAATGGCAGATTCATATTGTGTTGCTTTACCTTTAGGAAAAGTGAGAAATCAGCTATTTCATGATGCGAAATTTTTAAGATGTATTTGTGGATCGTTAGCACATAAGTTAAATCGACTTTCAAAAAATAGTACAATTAATTTACTATATCCACTTGAAAATAGACTTGCAAGTTACATGTTAGCAGCAGGGGAACGAGCGGTGCAGCACGGAAATCGAATTGTGTTTAGTGGGAATTTAACGGAAACAGCTGAATTGTTAGGAACGAGTTATCGGCACCTATTACGTACATTAAATATTTTTTGTGATAAAGAGATTATAAAGAAAAACAATGGTTGCTTTGAAGTAGTGAATGTGGATGTTTTGAGGGAATTGGCTGCGGATGTTTATAAATAG
- a CDS encoding PadR family transcriptional regulator: protein MENLTEMLKGSLEGCVLEIISRRETYGYEITRHLNDLGFTEVVEGTVYTILVRLEKKKLVNIEKKPSDMGPPRKFYSLNEEGRQELELFWEKWDFVSSKINVLKSK, encoded by the coding sequence ATGGAAAATTTAACTGAAATGCTGAAAGGTTCACTGGAAGGGTGTGTACTGGAAATCATTAGTCGCCGTGAAACGTATGGCTATGAGATTACCCGCCACCTGAATGATCTTGGGTTTACCGAAGTTGTAGAAGGTACGGTGTATACTATCCTCGTACGATTAGAGAAGAAAAAGCTTGTGAATATTGAAAAGAAACCATCAGATATGGGGCCTCCTCGTAAGTTTTATTCATTAAATGAAGAAGGCCGCCAGGAGCTTGAATTGTTTTGGGAAAAATGGGATTTTGTATCGTCAAAAATTAACGTCTTGAAGTCAAAATAG
- a CDS encoding condensation domain-containing protein, translated as MEKRKYSVTPQDRMNYVLGLYSADQQINAVLYFPVGISKEILEESVRITLQLQPVLNSRFVENDIPYWEEHSSDTNSSICFFAEGNNQELEIMAIDFIKEPGDRIQGPMVQTKLLRGTTTDMLVVKLSHLCSDGAGVKEYIKLLGTIYTHLSLGRSKKQIIKEFDEGNESCRDQSHVFKYAGISDIKSAYRPNQEQQASLWSFPSQPNKNKFPQMSVRRLSHEQTLRLTQWTKAQQATLNDVIMTAYFRDLSHFTVYAEPRTAEKMIGLTIDLRRYLPNNTTGAICNLSGMEMPVIKMEDDETFKQTLVRVKQSMDKIKSQNPGLSSAAGMELLAEMKLSTVKEMYNQQYEEAVQMGMALPLLTNLGVIAEEPIQFGQIQAEDGYMASPIMYAPFFSMGVSSYNGRLTFTIGYHAPDTSKEKVEKFLDSVVNQLSEIK; from the coding sequence ATGGAGAAAAGAAAGTATTCAGTAACACCACAAGATCGAATGAATTATGTATTAGGTCTTTATTCTGCAGATCAACAAATTAATGCAGTTCTTTATTTTCCTGTAGGTATATCCAAGGAAATACTTGAAGAATCAGTAAGGATAACGTTGCAATTGCAACCAGTTTTGAACAGCCGGTTTGTAGAAAATGATATTCCTTACTGGGAGGAACATTCATCTGACACTAACTCATCTATTTGCTTTTTTGCAGAAGGAAATAATCAAGAACTTGAAATAATGGCAATAGATTTTATTAAAGAACCTGGTGATCGTATACAGGGGCCTATGGTTCAAACGAAATTATTACGGGGCACTACAACAGATATGTTAGTTGTGAAATTATCTCATCTATGTTCAGATGGTGCAGGAGTCAAGGAATATATTAAATTGCTTGGAACAATATATACGCACCTTTCATTGGGACGGTCTAAGAAGCAAATTATAAAGGAATTTGATGAGGGAAATGAGAGTTGTCGAGATCAATCACATGTATTCAAATACGCTGGAATATCGGACATAAAAAGTGCGTATCGTCCTAACCAAGAACAACAGGCATCGTTATGGTCTTTTCCATCTCAACCTAACAAAAATAAATTTCCCCAAATGTCCGTACGGCGATTGAGCCATGAGCAAACTCTACGTTTAACCCAATGGACAAAAGCACAACAGGCTACCTTGAATGATGTAATCATGACTGCATACTTCCGAGATTTATCACATTTCACTGTGTATGCAGAACCTCGCACTGCAGAAAAAATGATTGGCTTGACAATTGATTTACGTCGATATCTGCCTAATAATACAACTGGTGCTATTTGCAACTTATCCGGTATGGAAATGCCAGTGATTAAAATGGAAGACGATGAAACATTTAAGCAGACTCTTGTTCGAGTTAAACAATCAATGGATAAAATAAAGTCTCAAAATCCAGGTCTTTCTTCAGCAGCAGGAATGGAGCTACTGGCAGAAATGAAGCTATCTACAGTGAAGGAAATGTATAATCAGCAATATGAAGAGGCTGTACAGATGGGGATGGCGTTGCCATTACTGACAAATTTGGGAGTGATCGCTGAGGAACCTATTCAGTTTGGTCAAATTCAAGCTGAGGACGGGTATATGGCATCGCCTATTATGTATGCACCATTCTTTTCAATGGGAGTAAGCTCTTATAATGGAAGACTTACATTTACGATTGGTTATCATGCGCCGGATACATCAAAAGAAAAGGTAGAAAAATTTTTAGATAGTGTTGTGAATCAACTATCAGAAATAAAATAA
- a CDS encoding DUF3784 domain-containing protein translates to MTLFASPSLFIVAIISFALAYFIGVKQYTCLLSGFNERRVLDKVTLSKIVGLYNLIAGVIATIGSVFTTPNAKILFPIIIIGHVIIAAYVNTRMVQ, encoded by the coding sequence ATGACTCTCTTCGCTTCACCATCATTATTCATAGTAGCAATCATTTCATTTGCACTAGCTTATTTCATCGGAGTAAAACAATACACTTGCCTCTTATCAGGATTCAACGAACGCCGCGTGCTTGATAAAGTGACACTATCAAAAATAGTAGGTCTTTATAATTTAATTGCTGGTGTCATTGCGACAATCGGTAGTGTCTTCACTACTCCTAATGCCAAAATCTTATTTCCTATCATTATAATTGGACACGTTATAATCGCGGCTTATGTAAATACACGCATGGTGCAGTAA
- a CDS encoding glyoxalase superfamily protein, which produces MITPIFRIFDIEKAKLFYIGFLGFKLDWEHRYEENMPLYLQISLQDTVIHLSEHHGDASPGGAIRIKIDDVKDYHSVLLSKEYAYSKPNIEKTPWGTIELTVIDPFLNRIIFYEEKLSE; this is translated from the coding sequence ATGATTACACCTATATTTAGAATTTTTGATATTGAAAAAGCAAAACTATTTTACATAGGTTTTTTAGGATTTAAACTGGATTGGGAACATCGGTATGAGGAAAATATGCCATTATATTTGCAAATTTCGTTACAGGATACTGTGATACATTTATCAGAACATCATGGTGATGCCTCACCAGGTGGTGCGATTCGGATCAAAATAGATGATGTAAAGGATTATCATTCTGTATTATTAAGTAAAGAATATGCTTATTCGAAGCCGAATATAGAAAAAACACCTTGGGGTACAATTGAATTAACTGTGATTGATCCGTTTTTAAATAGAATTATATTTTATGAGGAAAAATTGTCGGAGTAG
- a CDS encoding flavin-containing monooxygenase, which translates to MLDAIIVGAGQAGLTIGYYLKQAGYNFLLLEAGNRIGDSWRNRYDSLRLFTPSEYSSLPGRILKGARNEFPHKDEIATYLEEYARHFQLPVQLQTEVLKIKKEKEIFELHTPTEILQTKKVIIASGGFQQPFIPSVSENLSPHIFQIHSSQYRSSSQIPQGKVLVVGGGNSGMQIAVELAKTHEVTVSISHPLTFLPLQLFGKSIFNLLEKVGLLYAEINTKRGRWFQKRKDPIFGFEGKKLIRNGAIKLQEKVVSASGNNIMFQNGDIYSAESVIWSTGFVQNYNWIEIEQAVNEKGFPNHIKGVSPVRGLYYIGLPWQSQRGSALICGVGKDAVYLLSEIKKIDQ; encoded by the coding sequence ATGTTAGATGCAATCATTGTTGGAGCTGGTCAAGCGGGATTGACAATAGGATACTACTTGAAGCAGGCAGGATATAATTTTTTATTACTCGAGGCAGGAAACCGAATTGGTGATTCATGGAGAAATAGATATGATTCTTTGCGGCTCTTTACACCGAGTGAATATAGTAGTTTACCAGGTAGGATATTAAAAGGAGCAAGGAATGAATTTCCACATAAAGATGAAATTGCAACTTATTTAGAAGAATATGCAAGACATTTTCAATTACCGGTACAATTACAAACGGAAGTTCTAAAAATAAAGAAAGAAAAAGAAATATTTGAATTACATACTCCTACAGAAATTTTACAAACGAAAAAAGTTATTATTGCATCAGGTGGTTTTCAGCAACCATTTATTCCCTCAGTTTCAGAAAATCTTTCACCACATATTTTTCAAATACATTCATCACAATATAGATCATCATCGCAAATTCCACAGGGGAAGGTACTTGTAGTAGGTGGCGGAAATTCAGGAATGCAAATCGCAGTAGAACTTGCAAAAACGCATGAAGTTACGGTGTCTATTAGTCATCCCTTAACGTTTTTACCGTTACAACTTTTTGGAAAAAGTATTTTTAATCTGCTAGAAAAAGTGGGTTTATTGTACGCTGAAATAAATACAAAGAGGGGAAGATGGTTTCAGAAGAGAAAGGACCCTATTTTCGGTTTTGAAGGTAAGAAACTTATTCGTAATGGAGCAATCAAACTACAAGAAAAAGTAGTAAGTGCATCAGGAAATAACATTATGTTTCAGAATGGTGATATTTATAGTGCAGAAAGCGTTATATGGTCAACTGGTTTTGTTCAAAATTATAATTGGATTGAAATTGAACAGGCAGTGAATGAGAAAGGGTTTCCTAATCATATAAAGGGAGTTAGTCCAGTAAGAGGATTGTATTATATCGGATTGCCGTGGCAATCTCAAAGAGGCTCTGCGCTTATTTGTGGTGTAGGAAAGGATGCAGTATATTTGCTTTCTGAAATCAAAAAAATAGATCAGTAG